The following proteins come from a genomic window of Desulfonatronum thioautotrophicum:
- a CDS encoding DUF3179 domain-containing protein, protein MLALGLPATAFGNWDFSRHSIPPSEIISGGPPRDGIPALFHPEYIAPEKAEFLGDKDQILGVVLNGVARAYPLRILSWHELVNDDFGPDPVLVSWUPLAFAGVVYSRRVQDRVLTFGVSGMLYKNNLLMYDHQTESLWLQVQHAAVTGPMTGASLEVLPSTLTTWETWRQTHPETVVLSTNTEYDRDYHRDPYAEYYTSRRTIFGFVRDILQGHEAKELVAGVRWAGGVKAYPLEELRHAGEIQDTLGGEALVLRIDPDTDTLRVLDAQGAETPVIVTYWFVWKDIHRDSERYDAGP, encoded by the coding sequence ATGCTGGCTCTGGGTTTGCCGGCAACGGCTTTCGGGAACTGGGACTTTTCACGGCACAGCATTCCGCCGTCGGAGATCATTTCCGGCGGCCCTCCCAGGGACGGCATTCCGGCCTTGTTCCATCCGGAGTATATTGCTCCGGAAAAGGCTGAGTTCCTGGGGGACAAGGACCAGATACTGGGCGTCGTGCTCAATGGCGTGGCCCGGGCGTATCCGCTGCGCATTCTGTCCTGGCACGAACTGGTCAACGACGATTTCGGTCCGGACCCGGTGCTGGTCAGCTGGTGACCGCTGGCCTTCGCGGGAGTGGTCTACTCCCGACGTGTCCAGGACCGGGTGCTGACTTTCGGGGTTTCCGGGATGCTCTACAAGAATAATCTGTTGATGTACGACCACCAGACCGAATCCCTGTGGCTGCAGGTTCAGCATGCCGCGGTGACCGGGCCGATGACCGGGGCCAGCCTGGAGGTGCTCCCATCCACACTGACAACCTGGGAAACATGGCGGCAGACGCATCCGGAAACCGTCGTGCTTTCCACAAACACCGAATATGATCGCGATTACCACCGTGACCCCTATGCGGAATACTATACCAGTCGACGAACGATTTTCGGGTTTGTCCGAGATATCCTGCAGGGGCATGAGGCCAAGGAGCTGGTCGCCGGGGTGCGTTGGGCAGGAGGCGTGAAGGCCTATCCACTGGAGGAACTGCGCCATGCCGGGGAAATTCAGGATACTCTGGGCGGAGAGGCGCTGGTGCTGCGCATCGACCCGGACACGGACACGCTGCGCGTCCTTGATGCGCAGGGAGCGGAAACCCCCGTGATCGTGACCTATTGGTTTGTTTGGAAGGATATTCACCGCGATTCCGAGCGTTATGACGCCGGGCCGTGA
- a CDS encoding DUF547 domain-containing protein has product MYLIKSVVIIGLLMAAATVLAAPKSDLWPRWEAHDPDATLQVDHSAWDDFLQKYLVTDHTSGVHRVRYADVTDADRSSLQGYLKLLENTPVSALNRAEQMAYWFNFYNALTLEVILEHYPVSSIRRINISPGFFSRGPWDAPLVEVEGQSLTLNDIEHRILRPIWNDPRIHYGVNCASIGCPNLQPHPFTAENLESMLEAAAREFINHPRGVDPEGRRLGLSSIYDWFSEDFGESDQEILEHIAGYAEPPLAATLRNYSGRISYDYNWDLNE; this is encoded by the coding sequence ATGTACCTGATCAAAAGCGTGGTCATCATCGGCCTGCTCATGGCGGCCGCAACCGTATTGGCTGCACCCAAGTCGGACCTTTGGCCCCGATGGGAGGCTCATGATCCGGATGCAACCCTGCAGGTCGACCACAGTGCCTGGGATGATTTTCTGCAAAAGTACCTGGTCACGGATCATACCTCCGGCGTGCATCGTGTCCGGTATGCGGACGTCACCGACGCGGATCGGTCCTCATTGCAGGGCTATCTAAAACTGCTGGAGAACACGCCGGTTTCTGCGTTGAACCGGGCGGAGCAAATGGCGTACTGGTTTAATTTTTACAATGCCTTGACCCTCGAAGTCATTCTGGAGCACTATCCTGTTTCGAGCATCAGGCGGATCAACATTTCCCCCGGCTTTTTCTCCCGTGGCCCCTGGGACGCTCCATTGGTGGAGGTCGAGGGGCAATCCCTGACCCTGAACGACATCGAACACCGCATCCTGCGTCCGATCTGGAATGATCCGCGCATCCACTACGGCGTGAACTGCGCCAGCATTGGCTGTCCGAATCTGCAACCGCATCCGTTCACCGCCGAGAATCTCGAATCCATGCTGGAGGCGGCAGCCCGGGAATTCATCAATCATCCCAGAGGGGTCGACCCAGAGGGGCGACGACTGGGCCTTTCCTCGATTTATGACTGGTTTTCAGAGGATTTCGGGGAAAGCGACCAGGAGATCCTGGAGCATATCGCCGGATATGCCGAGCCGCCCCTGGCCGCAACGCTGCGCAATTACAGCGGTCGGATTTCCTACGATTACAATTGGGATCTCAATGAATGA